One Candidatus Zixiibacteriota bacterium genomic window, TTTCACTGCCGTATGATGTTTTCTCACCGGCTGTTGGAGATATCGACGGTGACAGCCTCAATGAAATTGTTCTGGGCATTACGCGAAGCGGGTCAGGCAACGGTGGCGGAGTGTGGGTTTTTGATCTGGAAGGACATCCCCACACACAGGGCTCCGTTTATTCTACCGTTTCCATGAATGGCCCGCCGGCGTTGGGGAATCTTGACGATGACGGTGTCGATGATATCGTTATAACTTCGCCTGACAATATCTACTCGTATCTATCCGGCTCGTCGAACTGGTCCGCCAAGGCAACCAGTGCCTATGACCAGGTGTACGGTCTGCCACCCCTTATCTGTGATCTGGAGAATGACGGTAAGGCAGAAGTTTTATACCGCGCCGGAGACTGGTTGTATGGTTGTTATCGTGATGGTCTGGGTCTGGCTCCGGGATTTCAGATCAAGAGACTGAGCGGTGACCTGCGAACGCCGATGGTTCTTCAGGCCGATCTTGACGGTGATGGACCGCGTGAGATCATTACCGGTGGTGAGGGGCTTTTTGTTATGAATGAGGATTTCTCGTTGATTCGCGAGCCTGGTGATCCCGGCTTCGGCATAATTCCGCATGGTATGGCAGCGGGAAATCTCGATAGTTTGCCCGGCCAGGAACTGGTGGTTATCGGTGAAACCGATCATTTGGAGCCATATACCATCAATGTGCTCAGGCTGAGCGGAGATCAACTGAACGGTTTCCCAATCGTGCTGGAGGACCTGGTCCCGCACCTCTGGCTGGCGAAACAGCCGGCGCTCGGTGATTTGGACGGCGATGGCTCTCTCGAAATAGTCGTTTCGTTTTTCACCGCTGGTGAGGCGCGGCTGTATGCCTGGCATAACGACGGTACGCCGCTGGGATCTATCGGTGCCGAAGGCCTGCTCGTACGCAGCGGTTGTTCGGGAGCGTCGGATAAACTGGCACACTTAATCGAGCAGGGATTGGGAGACGATATCGAGAAAGTCAGTCGTTCTCTGGAGCTAATGAGTGTTAATCAACAGACGGCGCTGCTCTCGGCAACGGGCGAATCGGACTATTCTGATCCGGTTCTGGGTAGTGGGCCGGATGTATTCGGAAATCCGATCCTGGCCGATATCAACGGTGATCATTATAATGACATCGTCCTGTTTGGCGGAACCTATCTGCATTCTGATTTCTGTCGTTTGTATGCCTTCGATTACGAGGGGCGTCCGATTGACGGTTTTCCGATTGTTATTTCACCTACATCGCGGCTGTTTGATATCGGTCCGAGTGATCCTTCGATCGGAGATATCGACCGCGATGGATTTCTTGATATCCTGACGCTGACGGACTATCCCGACGCTTGCCTCTCATTTTGGGAATTTCCGATTCCTTTTGACTCGTCTTGTGCTCCCTGGCCTAAATACCTTCACGATAATTGGAACAGCGGGTTAAGTGGTTTTAAGCCGGACCCAAACAAGGTTATCAGTAGGGCGCCTCGAGATTTACGGGTGCAGCGGATGACCGATAGCAGTATCGTGCTGGCCTGGACACCTCAGGATTATAATAGATCAACCGGATACCGTCTTTATCGCACCGGCGATCTGTGTGTTTATCCACATCGGTACGACAGTGTTTCTATTGAAGCGAGCGATAGTTGCTACGATGATATCGATCCGGAACCGGGGGGATTCTATAGTTATGCGATATCGAATTTCGATTATTACGGCCAACAGAGCGATCTCTCGGACCCGGTTGCCGTCTGGTTCAAGCCGAATGAATCGATACTCGGAGTGAATCCACCACCGTTGTTTCGCCTGGCGGCGGTCGAGCGGGATGCTGTTACTTTAAAATGGTTGTCGGTACCGAATGTTAACATTGCAGGCTACAATATCTATCGTGCCGTAAGCAGATACGGAACACCCGAACTGATGAATGATGTATTGATCCCGCGTACCGACAGCGTTTTTTACGATGCTGCCCTTGTAGCCGGTGAGCGCTACCATTATACCATCGCCAGTGTCGATACTGCCGGTACGGAGAGCCTCCCATCGCTCGATATCGGTATCTGGTGCGGCCCTGATGACGGGCCGACCGACAATTTCGCTCCGGACATGTTTCAGGCTTGCAACGTGACTGATTCTTCGATCGTGGTATGTTGGGAGGCAAAACCGGCCTGGCAGAGCAGCGGCTATCATATCTATAGATCCGAGATAAAGGACTGTATTGGGAAGAAAATTCACAATTTCACGCGTCCCTTAACCGATAGCAGCTACGAAGACAGGACGGTCAAGGTGGGGCGTTTCTATTATTATTCGATTATTAACCTGGATACCCTGGGAGAAATGAGTGCTCCCAGCGTTCAGTCGGCTGTTTCGTTCGAACCGGGTGCACAGGAGATCCCCGGTATACCTCCGTATTCGTTCCGGATCGGATACATTGAAGAAAACAGCGTGACACTACGCTGGCAGCCGCGCCCGCCGTGGAAGAGTGTCGGATATAATATCTATCGCTCGTTCGGACCGGGGACTTCATCAATCAAAATCAACGATGAACTGATTCCACAGATAGACAGCAGCTATAAAGACCGTGGACTCATTACCGGATTACGTTATTTCTATTATATTTGCAGCGTCGATTCTAATTTCGTTGAAGGAACACTCTCGACTGCAGTCGAGTACATGTACGGTCATCAAATGGACTACGAGCTTTGTCAAAGCTTCCCCAATCCTTTCAACGAGAACACATGGATATGTTTTGTGCTGCCCATTGCAACTCAAGTTAAGATCGACATCTATGATTGTCTCGGGCGGCGAATAACTACAGTCGTCGATCAACCTTTCGATCCGGGGACTCACGGTGTTGTGTGGAACGGCCTGGATAATGCCGGTAGTGAGGTGGCAAGCGGTGTCTATTTCTATCGACTCACGGCAGGGGAGACGGTGTTGACGAAGAAAATGCTGCTGTTGCGGTAATATCTGTCAGTCAACTTCCCCTTGATTTTCGCGGGAAAATCGGCGAATTTAGCGCAATTGCAAGAACCAATCAGAAAGGACACGTCATGGGCGATGCAACCGCGGCTACCAAAGCAATCAAGCAACGCGATCAAATCGAAGATAAGCACAAATGGCAACTGACCGATATCTACGCTTCTGAAGAGGCCTGGGAAGAGGATTATCGCAAGGCCGAGGCGATCATCAAAAAGGCCTCGGAATACCAGGGACGCCTGCCGGAATCACCGGCGCTCCTCTACGAGTGTCTCAAGACCAAAAGCGATCTTTCACTCACCGTGTTTTGCCTGTTCCAATACGCTCATTTGAGTCGCGACCTGGATAATAGGGTTTCCAAATACCAGGAATATGACGACCGCGCCGCCCGTCTCGGCGCGGAGGCTTCGGCAGCGTTTTCGTATATCGAGCCGGAATTGCTCGAGATTGACGAGGCAACTCTACGCAGTATGGCGGCTGAGTTCCCGGTCAAAGATGAGTTTGATTTTTACATCGATGAGTTGATCCGCTCACGCGGGCATATTCGCTCCAAGGAGGTCGAAGAACTGCTGGCCCAGGCGAGTATGGTTACCCGCGCTCCGAACAACATCTTTACCATGCTTAACGATGCCGACCTGGTCTATCCGACTATCAAAGACGAGGACGGCGATGAGGTCCGGCTGACCAAGCAGCGGTTCATGAAATTCATGGAGTCGCAGGATCGTCGCGTGCGCCAAGATGCCCACGACCGGTTTTATTCGGTTTACAAGGATCACCTTAATACTACCGGCGCAGCTTATTCCAGTAGCGTCACAGCGGATATTTTCGCTTCCCGGGCTCGGCGCTTCGATAGTTGCCTTCAGGCGGCTCTCTACGACGACAATATCCCGGAAGCGGTCTATCGTGGTCTGATCGAGAACACCGAGGCGGATATCACCTGCATGCACGACTATGTGAAACTGCGTAAGCGGATTCTCAAAATCGACGCCGTCAAATCGTACGATATGATCTGCCCGCTCTTTCCGGACCGCGACTACGAAGTCCCCTACGACCAGGCGATCGAGGAGATATTGGTGGCGTTGCAGCCGCTCGGCGATAAGTATATCGCAAAGCTCAAGGAAGCGTTCAGCAGTCGCTGGATCGATGTTTTCGAGACTGAGGGGAAAGGGAGCGGGGCATATAGCTGGGGCAACTATCGGGTGCATCCGTTTGTCCTGATGAACTACAGCGACACGGTTGACAACATGTTCACCCTGGCGCACGAGATGGGACATGCCATGCACAGCTTCCTGTCCTCGACCAACCAGCATTTTGCCAAATCGCAGTATTCGATTTTCGTAGCCGAGGTGGCTTCGACGCTTAACGAGGGTCTGCTTCTGCAGCATCTGCTCAAGAAGGCGGTCGACGACCAGGATCGGCTGTATTTGCTCAACCGCCATGTCGACAACACCTCCGGGACGTATTTCAATCAGGTTATGTATGCTCATTTCGAGCTGATGACTCACGAGCAAGTCGAGCAGGGCGGGGCGTTGTCGCCCGAAGTGATGAACAAAATGTGGTCCGACCTGACCGCGCGTTATTTCGGTGACGGGTTCGAGATCGATGAATTCACGCCGATGAAATGGAGCCGGGTGCCGCATTTCTACAACGCCTTCTACGTGTTCCAGTATGCGACCTCGTATGCCGCCTCACAGGCTATCCTGGACAAGTTCCTAGCGGGCGAGGCGGGGATTGTCGACAAGTATCTGACGCTGTTGTCTTCAGGCGGCAATGCCCATCCGATCGAACAGCTTCAGAAATGCGGCGTGGATATGACTAAATCGGACGCGGTTAAGGCGACGATCAAATTGTTCGCCGACCAGATCAAACAGATGGGGGAGATGGCCGGATAAAGGGGGCTTTGTCATGGCCGAGCCGGGCTCGACCAAAAACCGCGAACGGGTGCTGATGACCAACCGGCAGATGTGCTGTATCTGCTTTCAGATGCCGGGGGTGATCCACTATATCGACGGCAATTCGGACAATCAGGAAGCCGCCAATCTGGCCGTGCTGTGTCCGAAACATCATGCCGAGGCGGTCGCGGGTAAACTGAGCGCCGAACAGATTCGCAAAGCCAAGTTCAACTGGGAGCGGGGTTGTATTGGAGTTTTGATGGGATTGGCGCGCCTTAAAATTTGAGACGCGCCGTATTCTTTACACCGGCGGGATGTTTTTCATGCCGCCGTAGAGATTTTCACGAGTCTGGCGCAGACGGACACGAATCCGATTGTAACGGTAAATTCCGATAACGGTCGTGATGATCCCTAGCGGTACGAAAACCCAGCCAAGGATCTCTATCAACAGTGAATCGAAAAACTTGATAAAAGACACCCCCGCCACGAAAAAAG contains:
- a CDS encoding DUF202 domain-containing protein, producing the protein MDNEFDLNPKTLQPPTRQITHDRDAVFRLHLANQRTFLSYLRTALTFFVAGVSFIKFFDSLLIEILGWVFVPLGIITTVIGIYRYNRIRVRLRQTRENLYGGMKNIPPV
- the pepF gene encoding oligoendopeptidase F, yielding MGDATAATKAIKQRDQIEDKHKWQLTDIYASEEAWEEDYRKAEAIIKKASEYQGRLPESPALLYECLKTKSDLSLTVFCLFQYAHLSRDLDNRVSKYQEYDDRAARLGAEASAAFSYIEPELLEIDEATLRSMAAEFPVKDEFDFYIDELIRSRGHIRSKEVEELLAQASMVTRAPNNIFTMLNDADLVYPTIKDEDGDEVRLTKQRFMKFMESQDRRVRQDAHDRFYSVYKDHLNTTGAAYSSSVTADIFASRARRFDSCLQAALYDDNIPEAVYRGLIENTEADITCMHDYVKLRKRILKIDAVKSYDMICPLFPDRDYEVPYDQAIEEILVALQPLGDKYIAKLKEAFSSRWIDVFETEGKGSGAYSWGNYRVHPFVLMNYSDTVDNMFTLAHEMGHAMHSFLSSTNQHFAKSQYSIFVAEVASTLNEGLLLQHLLKKAVDDQDRLYLLNRHVDNTSGTYFNQVMYAHFELMTHEQVEQGGALSPEVMNKMWSDLTARYFGDGFEIDEFTPMKWSRVPHFYNAFYVFQYATSYAASQAILDKFLAGEAGIVDKYLTLLSSGGNAHPIEQLQKCGVDMTKSDAVKATIKLFADQIKQMGEMAG
- a CDS encoding S8 family serine peptidase, translating into MRPANVVTGVQRRICSASIIVLALIILSVQIHGAPAGNVRFAPGRVIIKYAEEFSPNLKTGVVGGLATSGIASVDQLHRRFGVTQQRSLLHETTGYPVGMNGLDRLCILECSASVNLDSVVAAYASLPEIAWAEKDYLMELFEVPNDSLFAYQWSLNNTGQEYPGVVRRDGNYNDTQEITTGSVDADIDALEVFVADRQTSSPLIGIIDAGIDLDHEDLVGQIWVNPGEDLNGNGIIESSEIDGIDNDADGYIDDFYGWDFSGDVEPEIVNQAGIVYFPDNDPTDYHGHGTHVTGIAAAASGNGIGIAGIASSSRVMALKVFPYAFTSVCVEAIVYAADHGCDVINLSWGSNFPSVALKEALDYAVSRGTLPVAASGNAGHLENFHSYPAAYDNTLAVGASNSLDEVTYFSSYGDHIDVVAPGRDILSLRADSLDPYELEPWVHIVAERYYLMDGTSMAAPCVTGLAAYLRALAPQLGVDSLRRLIELSADDIVYPYGGDSLYAPGKDVYSGYGRVNLNRALGLVSGRLVDIVKPAVNQPVSGKVIVTGTALGEADEFFVLEYGVGYEPQSWIEIAGGPAVVYNDTLGVWNSSGLVGRYCLRLSIGDTDKIIVPVVIDNGVRVEIDSPSEGASLAGTVAIYGSTVLPNFKSYRLDYSGSVSPSTLTDITESTRMRADELLGEWPVSFLETGEYEIHLTVFPDSGEAVSTSVAVHVASSLRDFWTVSLPYDVFSPAVGDIDGDSLNEIVLGITRSGSGNGGGVWVFDLEGHPHTQGSVYSTVSMNGPPALGNLDDDGVDDIVITSPDNIYSYLSGSSNWSAKATSAYDQVYGLPPLICDLENDGKAEVLYRAGDWLYGCYRDGLGLAPGFQIKRLSGDLRTPMVLQADLDGDGPREIITGGEGLFVMNEDFSLIREPGDPGFGIIPHGMAAGNLDSLPGQELVVIGETDHLEPYTINVLRLSGDQLNGFPIVLEDLVPHLWLAKQPALGDLDGDGSLEIVVSFFTAGEARLYAWHNDGTPLGSIGAEGLLVRSGCSGASDKLAHLIEQGLGDDIEKVSRSLELMSVNQQTALLSATGESDYSDPVLGSGPDVFGNPILADINGDHYNDIVLFGGTYLHSDFCRLYAFDYEGRPIDGFPIVISPTSRLFDIGPSDPSIGDIDRDGFLDILTLTDYPDACLSFWEFPIPFDSSCAPWPKYLHDNWNSGLSGFKPDPNKVISRAPRDLRVQRMTDSSIVLAWTPQDYNRSTGYRLYRTGDLCVYPHRYDSVSIEASDSCYDDIDPEPGGFYSYAISNFDYYGQQSDLSDPVAVWFKPNESILGVNPPPLFRLAAVERDAVTLKWLSVPNVNIAGYNIYRAVSRYGTPELMNDVLIPRTDSVFYDAALVAGERYHYTIASVDTAGTESLPSLDIGIWCGPDDGPTDNFAPDMFQACNVTDSSIVVCWEAKPAWQSSGYHIYRSEIKDCIGKKIHNFTRPLTDSSYEDRTVKVGRFYYYSIINLDTLGEMSAPSVQSAVSFEPGAQEIPGIPPYSFRIGYIEENSVTLRWQPRPPWKSVGYNIYRSFGPGTSSIKINDELIPQIDSSYKDRGLITGLRYFYYICSVDSNFVEGTLSTAVEYMYGHQMDYELCQSFPNPFNENTWICFVLPIATQVKIDIYDCLGRRITTVVDQPFDPGTHGVVWNGLDNAGSEVASGVYFYRLTAGETVLTKKMLLLR